The following proteins come from a genomic window of Chelmon rostratus isolate fCheRos1 chromosome 23, fCheRos1.pri, whole genome shotgun sequence:
- the fam113 gene encoding PC-esterase domain-containing protein 1A, with product MKCVSHQQASQLLHNKFVVVLGDSIQRSVYKDLVLLLQKEKYLTSKQLKSKGEMSFEQDLLVEGGCLGTLHNGTEYQEVRQFQSAHHLVRFYFVTRIYSQYMRSILQDFRQGLKPDVVIVNSCVWDISRYLCNWTDNYKDNLHKFFLELSEILPEETLVIWNLTMPLGEKIKGGFLVPEIEHKAPQLRQDVIEANFYSGTLADSYGMDVLDLHFQFRFSLHHRTSDGVHWNALAHRRITSLLLQHSARAWGVIMPCPLTAVDHTEVIDAQPSFKNTTKPTGVGRVASAIKYHHTPPFDYFSNMEHRPSRGHDYDYRGEPCLPFGVHNSPQPYHHMAYRPALSPPLHLPAYRCQDRPVRNGFDDRPPYHFQPYHEHHHSYVMRSRHTRHHYAPYTHDRPHHGHY from the exons ATGAAGTGTGTGAGCCACCAGCAGGCCAGCCAGCTGCTCCACAACAAGTTTGTTGTGGTGCTGGGAGACTCCA TTCAGCGCTCAGTGTATAAGGAccttgttttgctgttgcagAAGGAGAAATATCTCACATCAAAACAACTTAAGAGCAAG GGTGAGATGAGCTTTGAACAGGACCTCCTGGTGGAAGGGGGCTGTCTTGGCACACTGCACAACGGTACAGAGTACCAGGAGGTTCGACAGTTTCAATCCGCCCACCACCTGGTCCGCTTCTACTTTGTGACGCGCATCTACTCTCAATACATGCGGAGCATCCTACAAGACTTTCGCCAGGGCTTGAAACCAGATGTAGTCATTGTCAACTCCTGCGTTTGGGATATTTCAAG ATACCTTTGCAATTGGACTGATAACTACAAGGACAACCTACATAAGTTCTTTCTTGAGCTGAGTGAGATTCTGCCTGAGGAGACCCTGGTTATATGGAACCTCACCATGCCCTTAGGAGAGAAGATCAAAGGAGGTTTCCTGGTGCCTGAG ATTGAGCACAAGGCTCCCCAGTTACGTCAGGACGTGATTGAAGCCAACTTCTACAGCGGGACTCTGGCTGACTCTTACGGGATGGATGTGTTGGACCTCCACTTCCAGTTCCGCTTCTCCCTGCACCACCGTACCTCGGACGGGGTCCACTGGAACGCCCTTGCTCACCGCAGGATAACTTCACTGCTTTTACAGCACAGTGCACGGGCCTGGGGTGTCATCATGCCCTGTCCACTGACTGCTGTTG aTCATACTGAGGTTATTGATGCGCAGCCATCTTTTAAGAACACTACCAAACCTACAG gAGTGGGTCGTGTAGCAAGCGCGATTAAATACCACCACACTCCTCCCTTCGACTACTTTTCCAACATGG AGCACCGTCCATCAAGAGGACATGACTATGACTACAGGGGAGAGCCCTGCCTCCCGTTTGGCGTCCACAACAGCCCACAGCCATATCACCATATGGCTTACAGACCTGCCCTCTCACCACCGCTTCACCTGCCAGCCTACAGATGTCAAGACAGACCAGTTAGAAATG GTTTCGACGACAGGCCTCCCTACCACTTTCAGCCATACCACGAGCACCATCATAGCTATGTGATGAGGAGCCGTCACACCAGACACCACTATGCTCCGTACACCCATGACAGACCCCATCATGGCCACTACTAA